A window from Athalia rosae chromosome 5, iyAthRosa1.1, whole genome shotgun sequence encodes these proteins:
- the LOC105685906 gene encoding nose resistant to fluoxetine protein 6-like isoform X2: MLDLLTNIAEAAGLSNWTHGNSVPYEWIWCVPSTCTYAEVLEKIDISLDALRVEGRIDMHVTMTESSCHTAITDTRKLDVADWLYISLLIFFAAIVVVSTTIDLRMQKKYQEKRKDMKQMVLTSFSFYTNGKSLLNTKGRGDAIACLNGLRFISICWIIFGHGYYLQVMGVQLDLTHIPVMHEDWSSFLVLNGNIVTDTFFLLSGLLLAYTKYSQKQRNPGITLNLFELYVRRYLRLTPAYAMVIGFYATIYYKFGTGPKWTEVIGTNRDYCRDNWWTNLLYVNNLVNPETMCMSQTWYLAVDMQLVWISPIFLYPMLKFSRAIVFWAILGVGFFIAVAIPFIISYANELTGTMIYYREQAAVAQVFIDIYIKTYARAGPYIVGLGLGYLLSKSKSMSIKIPKVYAILGWLIALVFIGTSVFGPRRMYFEDHVYNRYEASFYAAFHRNVFVMGVGWIIFACVHGIAGPVNTLLSWTGWIPLGKLSYSAYLTHYLILYYNSGTVRTPGYLTTYKVVHTFFGNLVLVLGISLITTMVFEMPFMVLDSAMRGNKRRQSDCKAGGGVSQTARLENPNEVYRTIDNSVSSVSQMYTDIVDISKMEDGSYVANNEPNSGSYVNQLENSEKNENLYTYIVGSTIGSPSLDRKFEAQSSCGAANNSTEDCYEPPRAVTINTVEDNTLSIPATGLVNRAYQA; this comes from the exons ATGTTGGACCTCCTGACGAACATCGCTGAAGCCGCG GGGCTCAGTAATTGGACTCACGGCAACAGCGTACCCTACGAATGGATATGGTGCGTTCCGTCGACGTGCACGTACGCCGAGGTcctcgaaaaaattgatatctcTTTGGACGCTCTAAGAGTGGAGGGTAGAATCGACATGCACGTAACAATGACCGAGAGTTCCTGTCACACGGCGATAACTGACACCCGAAAGTTGGACGTCGCCGACTGGCTCTACAT TTCGCTCCTGATATTCTTCGCGGCTATCGTCGTCGTTAGCACAACCATTGATCTGAGGATGCAGAAGAAGTAtcaagagaaacgaaaag ATATGAAGCAGATGGTTCTCACTTCCTTCTCATTTTACACGAACGGAAAATCATTGTTGAATACCAAAGGACGCGGCGACGCGATAGCGTGTTTAAACGGGTTGAGGTTCATCAGTATTTGCTGGATAATTTTTGGAcacggttattaccttcaggTGATGGGAGTGCAACTGGATCTCACCCACATACCCGTG ATGCACGAGGATTGGagttcttttttggttttgaacGGTAACATCGTTACCGACACATTTTTCCTGTTAAGTGGTCTACTCTTGGCTTACACGAAGTATTCCCAGAAGCAGAGAAATCCCGGGATAACTTTGAACCTCTTCGAATTATACGTGCGGCGTTACCTCAG attaACCCCAGCCTACGCGATGGTGATAGGTTTCTACGCAACCATTTACTACAAATTTGGCACCGGACCAAAATGGACCGAGGTCATTGGCACGAACAGAGATTACTGTCGTGATAATTGGTGGACAAATTTGCTCTACGTGAACAACCTAGTGAATCCCGAAACTATG TGCATGTCTCAAACTTGGTACCTAGCGGTAGATATGCAGCTCGTCTGGATTTCACCGATATTTCTATACCCCATGTTGAAGTTTTCACGCGCCATTGTCTTCTGGGCGATTCTAggggttggtttttttatCGCCGTCGCAATTCCGTTCATAATTTCTTACGCGAACGAGCTTACGGGGACGATGATCTACTACAGAGA acAAGCAGCGGTCGCCCAAGTCTTCATAGATATCTACATAAAAACTTACGCGAGGGCTGGACCCTACATCGTCGGCTTAGGACTTGGATATTTGTTGAGCAAATCAAAATCAATGTCCATAAAAATACCGAag GTATACGCTATTCTGGGCTGGTTGATCGCTCTGGTATTCATTGGTACATCGGTCTTTGGACCGAGAAGAATGTACTTCGAGGATCACGTTTACAACAGATACGAAGCAAGTTTCTACGCCGCTTTTCACAGGAACGTATTCGTCATGGGAGTTGGTTGGATAATATTCGCGTGCGTTCACGGAATCGCAG GTCCGGTGAACACGTTACTCTCCTGGACCGGGTGGATACCTTTGGGAAAATTATCCTACAGCGCTTATCTGACGCATTACCTGATTCTATACTACAATTCCGGAACCGTGCGAACCCCCGGTTACTTGACGACCTACAAAGTG GTGCACACATTTTTTGGGAACTTGGTTCTCGTGTTGGGCATATCCCTGATAACCACCATGGTTTTCGAGATGCCTTTCATGGTATTGGACAGCGCGATGCGGGGCAACAAAAGACGTCAATCGGATTGTAAGGCGGGGGGCGGTGTTTCGCAAACTGCCAGATTAGAAAATCCAAATGAAGTTTACAGGACTATCGACAATTCCGTTTCATCGGTGTCTCAAATGTACACAGATATAGTGGATATATCGAAAATGGAGGACGGCAGTTACGTAGCAAACAACGAACCCAACAGCGGATCCTACGTCAATCAGTTAGagaattccgaaaaaaatgaaaacctcTACACTTACATCGTTGGATCGACGATCGGCAGCCCGTCACTCGATAGAAAATTCGAAGCGCAGTCCAGCTGCGGGGCAGCTAACAACTCTACGGAGGATTGTTACGAACCTCCCAGAGCAGTGACGATCAACACTGTAGAAGATAATACTCTCAGTATTCCGGCCACGGGACTAGTTAACAGGGCATATCAAGCCTGA
- the LOC105685906 gene encoding O-acyltransferase like protein-like isoform X1: protein MCCGITKFTTFLIVLYLSFTGLHVRETLANGIRPEETLVNFLSQPMVPTELASPECLRHSAIYITSLGNYVPWALQMYDASAKLPSGIITGNIKQLGQYDECLRVKNSHGFIGKACTASLEFDVYENAVASNETDMLDLLTNIAEAAGLSNWTHGNSVPYEWIWCVPSTCTYAEVLEKIDISLDALRVEGRIDMHVTMTESSCHTAITDTRKLDVADWLYISLLIFFAAIVVVSTTIDLRMQKKYQEKRKDMKQMVLTSFSFYTNGKSLLNTKGRGDAIACLNGLRFISICWIIFGHGYYLQVMGVQLDLTHIPVMHEDWSSFLVLNGNIVTDTFFLLSGLLLAYTKYSQKQRNPGITLNLFELYVRRYLRLTPAYAMVIGFYATIYYKFGTGPKWTEVIGTNRDYCRDNWWTNLLYVNNLVNPETMCMSQTWYLAVDMQLVWISPIFLYPMLKFSRAIVFWAILGVGFFIAVAIPFIISYANELTGTMIYYREQAAVAQVFIDIYIKTYARAGPYIVGLGLGYLLSKSKSMSIKIPKVYAILGWLIALVFIGTSVFGPRRMYFEDHVYNRYEASFYAAFHRNVFVMGVGWIIFACVHGIAGPVNTLLSWTGWIPLGKLSYSAYLTHYLILYYNSGTVRTPGYLTTYKVVHTFFGNLVLVLGISLITTMVFEMPFMVLDSAMRGNKRRQSDCKAGGGVSQTARLENPNEVYRTIDNSVSSVSQMYTDIVDISKMEDGSYVANNEPNSGSYVNQLENSEKNENLYTYIVGSTIGSPSLDRKFEAQSSCGAANNSTEDCYEPPRAVTINTVEDNTLSIPATGLVNRAYQA, encoded by the exons ATGTGTTGTGGGATAACAAAGTTTACGACGTTCCTAATAGTGCTCTATTTAAGTTTCACCGGTCTCCACGTGAGAGAAACACTGGCCAATGGTATTCGTCCTGAAGAAactctcgtcaattttttgagtCAGCCGATGGTTCCTACCGAATTAGCGTCCCCCGAATGTCTACGACACAGTGCAATCTACATAACGTCTTTGGGAAATTATGTACCTTGGGCATTGCAGA TGTACGATGCATCGGCGAAGCTACCGTCGGGTATTATAACCGGAAATATAAAACAATTGGGACAATACGACGAGTGTCtgagggtgaaaaattctcacgGTTTTATCGGAAAAGCGTGTACAGCGTCCTTAGAATTCGATGTTTACGAAAACGCGGTTGCGTCTAACGAGACCGACATGTTGGACCTCCTGACGAACATCGCTGAAGCCGCG GGGCTCAGTAATTGGACTCACGGCAACAGCGTACCCTACGAATGGATATGGTGCGTTCCGTCGACGTGCACGTACGCCGAGGTcctcgaaaaaattgatatctcTTTGGACGCTCTAAGAGTGGAGGGTAGAATCGACATGCACGTAACAATGACCGAGAGTTCCTGTCACACGGCGATAACTGACACCCGAAAGTTGGACGTCGCCGACTGGCTCTACAT TTCGCTCCTGATATTCTTCGCGGCTATCGTCGTCGTTAGCACAACCATTGATCTGAGGATGCAGAAGAAGTAtcaagagaaacgaaaag ATATGAAGCAGATGGTTCTCACTTCCTTCTCATTTTACACGAACGGAAAATCATTGTTGAATACCAAAGGACGCGGCGACGCGATAGCGTGTTTAAACGGGTTGAGGTTCATCAGTATTTGCTGGATAATTTTTGGAcacggttattaccttcaggTGATGGGAGTGCAACTGGATCTCACCCACATACCCGTG ATGCACGAGGATTGGagttcttttttggttttgaacGGTAACATCGTTACCGACACATTTTTCCTGTTAAGTGGTCTACTCTTGGCTTACACGAAGTATTCCCAGAAGCAGAGAAATCCCGGGATAACTTTGAACCTCTTCGAATTATACGTGCGGCGTTACCTCAG attaACCCCAGCCTACGCGATGGTGATAGGTTTCTACGCAACCATTTACTACAAATTTGGCACCGGACCAAAATGGACCGAGGTCATTGGCACGAACAGAGATTACTGTCGTGATAATTGGTGGACAAATTTGCTCTACGTGAACAACCTAGTGAATCCCGAAACTATG TGCATGTCTCAAACTTGGTACCTAGCGGTAGATATGCAGCTCGTCTGGATTTCACCGATATTTCTATACCCCATGTTGAAGTTTTCACGCGCCATTGTCTTCTGGGCGATTCTAggggttggtttttttatCGCCGTCGCAATTCCGTTCATAATTTCTTACGCGAACGAGCTTACGGGGACGATGATCTACTACAGAGA acAAGCAGCGGTCGCCCAAGTCTTCATAGATATCTACATAAAAACTTACGCGAGGGCTGGACCCTACATCGTCGGCTTAGGACTTGGATATTTGTTGAGCAAATCAAAATCAATGTCCATAAAAATACCGAag GTATACGCTATTCTGGGCTGGTTGATCGCTCTGGTATTCATTGGTACATCGGTCTTTGGACCGAGAAGAATGTACTTCGAGGATCACGTTTACAACAGATACGAAGCAAGTTTCTACGCCGCTTTTCACAGGAACGTATTCGTCATGGGAGTTGGTTGGATAATATTCGCGTGCGTTCACGGAATCGCAG GTCCGGTGAACACGTTACTCTCCTGGACCGGGTGGATACCTTTGGGAAAATTATCCTACAGCGCTTATCTGACGCATTACCTGATTCTATACTACAATTCCGGAACCGTGCGAACCCCCGGTTACTTGACGACCTACAAAGTG GTGCACACATTTTTTGGGAACTTGGTTCTCGTGTTGGGCATATCCCTGATAACCACCATGGTTTTCGAGATGCCTTTCATGGTATTGGACAGCGCGATGCGGGGCAACAAAAGACGTCAATCGGATTGTAAGGCGGGGGGCGGTGTTTCGCAAACTGCCAGATTAGAAAATCCAAATGAAGTTTACAGGACTATCGACAATTCCGTTTCATCGGTGTCTCAAATGTACACAGATATAGTGGATATATCGAAAATGGAGGACGGCAGTTACGTAGCAAACAACGAACCCAACAGCGGATCCTACGTCAATCAGTTAGagaattccgaaaaaaatgaaaacctcTACACTTACATCGTTGGATCGACGATCGGCAGCCCGTCACTCGATAGAAAATTCGAAGCGCAGTCCAGCTGCGGGGCAGCTAACAACTCTACGGAGGATTGTTACGAACCTCCCAGAGCAGTGACGATCAACACTGTAGAAGATAATACTCTCAGTATTCCGGCCACGGGACTAGTTAACAGGGCATATCAAGCCTGA